Proteins encoded together in one Triticum dicoccoides isolate Atlit2015 ecotype Zavitan chromosome 7B, WEW_v2.0, whole genome shotgun sequence window:
- the LOC119338233 gene encoding indole-3-glycerol phosphate synthase, chloroplastic-like, translated as MEALERDEMLNAVELEQWESGKSESGIAACQGIRIRRHGRPAASMAEIEAEMGAPRNILEKIIWDKEIEVAQGLARNPLNEVIESAGKAPPTRDFYGALAAAHKRNGVPALIAEVKKASPSRGVLRENFDPVEIAQAYEKHGAACLSILTDEKYFQGSFENLQKVRKAGVKCPLLCKEFVVDKWQIYYARTMGADAVLLIAAVLTDLDIKYFLRICKELGLTALIEVHDEREMERILAINGVQLIGINNRSLETFIVDTSNTKTLLEKHGNAIREKGILVVGESGLFTPDDVAYVQNAGVSAVLVGESLVKQADPGRAIAGLFGRELVH; from the exons ATGGAGGCGCTGGAGCGGGACGAGATGCTGAACGCGGTGGAGCTGGAGCAGTGGGAGAGCGGCAAGTCCGAGAGCGGCATCGCGGCCTGCCAGGGGATCCGCATCCGCCGCCacggccgccccgccgcctccatgGCGGAGATCGAGGCCGAGATGGGCGCCCCCCGCAACATCCTCGAGAAGATCATCTGGGACAAGGAGATCGAAGTGGCCCAG GGGCTTGCCAGAAATCCTCTGAATGAGGTGATTGAGTCTGCAGGGAAGGCTCCTCCTACAAGAGACTTCTATGGTGCTTTGGCAGCAGCCCACAAGCGTAATGGGGTGCCAGCATTGATCGCTGAGGTCAAGAAGGCGTCACCAAGTAGGGGCGTACTCAGGGAGAACTTTGATCCT GTTGAAATTGCTCAAGCTTATGAAAAGCATGGAGCTGCATGCTTGAGCATCTTGACTGATGAGAAATACTTCCAG GGAAGTTTCGAGAATCTTCAGAAGGTGCGCAAAGCAGGAGTTAAG TGCCCCCTTCTGTGCAAAGAGTTCGTCGTTGACAAATGGCAGATCTATTATGCCCGTACTATGGGTGCTGATGCAGTTCTGCTAATTGCTGCTGTGCTAACTGATCTCGACATAAAATACTTCCTTCGAATATGCAAGGAGTTGGGATTGACGGCTCTTATTGAG gTTCATGATGAAAGAGAGATGGAGCGTATCCTTGCGATAAATGGTGTTCAGCTTATTGGCATCAACAACCGTAGTCTTG AGACATTTATAGTGGATACTTCGAACACGAAGACGTTGCTGGAGAAGCATGGCAATGCCATCAGGGAGAAGGGAATATTG GTTGTTGGAGAATCAGGGCTATTCACCCCAGATGATGTTGCTTATGTGCAGAATGCTGGAGTCTCCGCT GTTTTGGTAGGCGAATCCTTGGTGAAGCAAGCGGACCCTGGGCGAGCCATCGCTGGGCTCTTCGGAAGAGAACTGGTGCACTGA
- the LOC119341652 gene encoding uncharacterized protein LOC119341652 — protein sequence MESSSPHSPPSLRHKLRTTVCGCFGSPSSPGSSGERPQSGGRAKWRRRVAAAGEFRYDPLSYALNFDDGDTDADDNAFRHRNFSSRLPPSPAPASRAVAIA from the coding sequence ATGGAGTCCTCGTCGCCGCACTCGCCGCCGTCGCTGCGCCACAAGCTGCGGACCACCGTGTGCGGCTGCTTCGGCTCGCCGTCGTCACCCGGCAGCAGCGGGGAGAGGCCGCAAAGTGGCGGCAGGGCCAAGTGGAGAAGGCGCGTGGCGGCCGCGGGAGAATTTAGGTACGACCCGCTCAGCTACGCGCTCAACTTCGACGACGGCGACACCGACGCGGACGACAACGCCTTCCGGCACAGAAACTTCAGCTCGCGCCTGCCGCCTTCGCCGGCGCCGGCCTCCCGCGCGGTCGCCATCGCCTGA
- the LOC119340303 gene encoding uncharacterized protein LOC119340303, translated as MDAVESSSPYSPPSLRHKLRTTVCGCFGSPSSPGSGGRARWRRRVAAAGDFRYDPLSYALNFDDGGGDDGDADAEDAAFRHRNFSSRLPPSPVPASRAVAIA; from the coding sequence ATGGACGCGGTGGAGTCCTCCTCGCCCTACTCGCCGCCCTCGCTGCGCCACAAGCTGCGGACCACCGTCTGCGGATGcttcggctccccgtcgtccccgggCAGCGGCGGCAGGGCCAGGTGGAGGCGGCGAGTCGCGGCCGCGGGGGATTTCCGGTACGACCCGCTCAGCTACGCGCTCAACTtcgacgacggcggtggcgacgacgGCGACGCCGACGCGGAGGACGCCGCCTTCCGGCATAGAAACTTCAGCTCCCGCCTGCCGCCCTCGCCGGTGCCGGCCTCCCGAGCCGTCGCAATAGCCTGA